The window GAGTGTGTATTATAAAGGGGTACATGGTAAGGAAACTCATAGCCAACTCTAGGTGATAGCTataatttgttgttgtaaCATAAGACACTGAAACTTTTTCTTGCTTTTGTAGCTGACTTGAATGAAACCTTCTTTGTGGGTAATGTTGATGAAGCATGTAAACGGCTGGTTCAGCATACATACGAATGCTTGGGTATTGCAATAGCAGCTGGTAAGTGTTatcattgttttattattgtaGATGAACTTAAAAGGTTTTTGCTGTATGAGCAAATAATCACCTTCATCATTTATCTACTTACTTCTCTTCTGACTTTCTCCATCTTCATATGTACTTTCCCACTGTCACTCAAACAATATGTGCATACTCAAATTTTGTTCGCTTTTAGTTACTTTGTGGGTTTGATAAGTTCATTCATTTATCTGGAATCATGTTCCTGGCTGTTTATTGTGTGCTGTGCACAATCTCTGTAGTTAAACCTGGTGTACGTTTTCGGGAAATTGGAGAAATTATTAGCCGTCATGCATCTATGTCTGGATTATCTGTGGTAAATGagcattttcttatttctctatttattaatttttggtttATGTTTTGAAAATCCTGATATGTGCTACAGGCGAGATCTTATTGTGGTCATGGTATTGGTGAGCTCTTCCACTGTGCACCAAATATACCCCATTATGCAAGTATCCTCAAAATTGAGTTGGATTGTTACTCTTTTTAACATATTTCTCTGTGAGGGTATTTGATAAGGCATGTATATGTCTCACAGAGTTGCTTTCGAAAAATGGATTGACATGAGATGAATGAATTCTTGATATATCTTTGCAATACGACTCTTGATATGAGTGTTTaggtaataatattatacatcATCATTCTGTATCATCTTGTGACTTCACTCTCCCATAGAGCCTTAACTGGAGCAGGAAATAAGGCTGTTGGAGTTATGAAGGCGGGCCAGACATTTACGATTGAACCTATGATAAACTCAGGTAGTTGTCTAGTTGTAAACCTAGGAGGGGTAATCACCTTACCTTAAGAAATAGGGGGCACAGAAGGCAACCCGAATCTTCCACTAGCACTTGAAGATGATGGTCATTTTGCTTCTACTTTTGTAGTTTTCAGTATGTTAATAACGTAATTCACAAACTTAAAATGTGTAGGTATTCGAGATACAAACTGTAATATGCATCAAGCCATCaaccaaatattttcatagcaaaaaatattagagaaaTATGTGATCAGTACCTAGAACAAATATCATAGATCCCAAAAAATATCAGGAAGTGAGCATTGATACTACAAAACATGACTATCACACCTTCGTACGTTTTTTTCCTCTACTGTTGAGGAATATTGGCCAGAGTAAGATAATATATTGGTTggggaaattaatttttttttctcccatTTATGATGTGTGATTCAGATGTGAAACATGAACAAAAGAACACTCGTACCAAAAATTCTCAAGTAATCTAGTCTAGATGAGTGAGAGTCGTATCTCAAAATAAGAAAGGCTAAAAATAGGAGCATTTGATCTTAATTCAAGTATGTATAAAACATTTGAAATCCACAAttatgtgtaattttagtgtGAAAAACTCAGCTTAGATTGGTGATTCTGGCATTCTGTAAGTGGTAATGAGTGGTGATAGAGCCTGGAGAAGATTATTGGTATTGAGTGGTTTGGTGATGTAGGCATCCACACCTGCCTCCATCATCCTATTCCTCTCCATCTCGTCTCCGGCGCTCAACGCCACGATCGTTGTTCGAACGCTGTAACTGCCCTCGGCTTCTCTAATCCTTGCAGTCGCCTCGCTTCCGTCCATCACCGGCATCTGCCAAACGACAACATTACTCACCACTCATCATAACTCATATTGATGAAATTGTTTTATCATTACTAGTGTTAATTGAGCTATTTCTCTTTTAGAGTTAGACATAAATAATGGTACCTCGCAGTCCATCAATATGAAATCGAAACTACCCGATACCCCGTCTTTGAGCCTCTCGCATACAAGCTGCAACGCCGCCGCCCCAGTCTCGCAGCATGTAGCAACCGCACCAAGACTACAAGCCACAAATGTAGCTATCTTCCGCCCCACGGGATCATCGTCCACCACCAGTATCTTCTTACCCGCCAATGGCTTCCCCACCTCCTCCTCTGCACTACCAACCGCAGGTGAAATATCACCCCCTCTCCTCGTAGCCATGCCCCCGAACTCTGGTAATAGACTAACCGTCTCATACAAACGCGATCCGTGAAATGGCTTCGAGATGACCAAATCCGGTGGCGCCAGCTCGTCCTGATCAAAATCCGGCGAATCCAACCAAACCACCCTAGTATAGCACCTGATATCCTTTCTGAAATCCCCAATTTCTCTCTTAATATCCGACAAAGCCCCCACGTGCGTGTCCACCACCATCAGCACCATTCCAGACTGATCAACGCCATCGAGGCTGCTCAAAGGGACTGATCTGGAGCTCGAAGAGCTGTTACAGCTATGGTTTGATAGGTTCATCATTTTCTGCTTGATTTTCTTCAAAGTAGGACCGAGTTGCTGGTGCTGCTTCACCGTGTGCACCTTGATCCCGAGCCTCTTCATGAAGGCTTGCAACACATTGCTCCTTTGATCGCTCTTCAGCAGCAGCACCACTCGCGATTTTGGCGGTTTAGGCTCCCAGAAATCGACTGTGCTCGGGCGTGCTGTCATCAACACATTGAAACTGAAGCAAGTGCCTCTTTCGCCAACTTCCTTGTCCACAATCCCTATCTCTCCCCCCATTAGGCGCACCTAgaattcaaataagcaaaTCAATTGATGAATGGAATAAACTAAAGTCATTTTGATCTTTCTTACCAGGGACTGCACAATCCCAAGGCCTAGACCAGTCCCTTGCTGTCCCACCGCGGTTTCCCTCACTTGGATATAGTTCTCAAAAACAGATTTTCTCTGCTCCCTTGGAATGCCTTTTCCCGTGTCGTTCACCTCGAATGTGAAATCCATGCAGTTGGGATCGCTGTTTGATTGGTTGTTTGGTCTGTTAATCTTGAATAGGCAGCAGTTGGTTTGAGAGGAGCCAAGCATTTCATTTTCGAGGCAAGGTTTTCTTGCCCAAGCTCCAACACTCACATGTCCCTCTGTGGTAAATTTGACAGCATTGCTAAGTAAGTTGCTCAATATTTGCTTCAGCTTGCTCCTGTCACCTCTAGCCCAACAACATCTTGCGATGGACCCATCGCATGGGTCCAAGATTACGTCTACCCCTTTCTTCATGCCCACAGGATGATAAAGATCAACCACGTCTTCCAGAAGCTGCTCCACATCGAACACCTGCTCCTCAAGTTGCATCTTCCCGGCTTCTATCTTGCTCATATCAAGGATGCAGTTCAATATCCCTTGAACAGatcaataaaatcaattgGATGTGATACATGAaagaaaacacacacacatgttaTGGTTGGCTTCAGAAAAAAACTGACCTAAAA is drawn from Salvia hispanica cultivar TCC Black 2014 chromosome 6, UniMelb_Shisp_WGS_1.0, whole genome shotgun sequence and contains these coding sequences:
- the LOC125197237 gene encoding histidine kinase CKI1, coding for MKQNSLIVLRPVCFFIFLILVVLSLAAVLVTLWFNKVVPIEKEVKLIAHNINQDLISQIHNAAAFFSPSNASAVNIARILSFCLDNNDPQLTNIESKVVPALFQAFSTIPYLSQISYIGLNGLFFAYCKEGDEPFALYSNSTFPARKDAEEKKYTWYLQPANRNTGKLYGVATKFPAPELVKSSWLQGALNSTNGYASVGSGWRDSQDVLLLSTVRLDGNGLISLGFRVKPMVDFLVAQMTFYDGSLYLFTKDWNVTIKGFPSSRVSVILDGNQVLFQVSNPDDGQLQTVGNISCNDERILSIGGNKYVFNCSPAKIAGVEFVFVLAVALDKYSSLVHKNIRLCFALIVVMVGAVVITICIFVSLIVEAARREMSLCGALIKQMESTQQSERKSMNKSLAFASASHDIRASLAGISGLVEVCRTQLIKRDPCSSQVLENLLQMESCTRDLLGILNCILDMSKIEAGKMQLEEQVFDVEQLLEDVVDLYHPVGMKKGVDVILDPCDGSIARCCWARGDRSKLKQILSNLLSNAVKFTTEGHVSVGAWARKPCLENEMLGSSQTNCCLFKINRPNNQSNSDPNCMDFTFEVNDTGKGIPREQRKSVFENYIQVRETAVGQQGTGLGLGIVQSLVRLMGGEIGIVDKEVGERGTCFSFNVLMTARPSTVDFWEPKPPKSRVVLLLKSDQRSNVLQAFMKRLGIKVHTVKQHQQLGPTLKKIKQKMMNLSNHSCNSSSSSRSVPLSSLDGVDQSGMVLMVVDTHVGALSDIKREIGDFRKDIRCYTRVVWLDSPDFDQDELAPPDLVISKPFHGSRLYETVSLLPEFGGMATRRGGDISPAVGSAEEEVGKPLAGKKILVVDDDPVGRKIATFVACSLGAVATCCETGAAALQLVCERLKDGVSGSFDFILMDCEMPVMDGSEATARIREAEGSYSVRTTIVALSAGDEMERNRMMEAGVDAYITKPLNTNNLLQALSPLITTYRMPESPI